A window from Kwoniella pini CBS 10737 chromosome 1, complete sequence encodes these proteins:
- a CDS encoding S-formylglutathione hydrolase, whose translation MASLEKVSSNRVSTGYLTKYKFPSSSLGGLSTQFNVFIPSSASENSTVPVLFYLAGLTCNEDTGAQKGGFLNTAGEEGIAIVFPDTSPRGAGVEGEDDDWQLGTGAGFYLNATAEKWKKHYNMYDLVVKELPEVLKGANLGLDFSRWSITGHSMGGHGALSIYLKNPGLFKSVSAFAPACNPSKTPWGINAFTNYLDYKTRSSPPSEWLPHDTSHLLQNYKGDVNILIDVGTEDDFLKKGQLEPESISSQNKKGVEVRLQDGFDHSYYFISTFAPEHVAFHAKFLKA comes from the exons ATGGCTTCACTTGAAAAAGTATCTTCGAATAGAGTTTCTACAGGTTATTTAACGAAATACAAattcccttcttcatccttaGGGGGACTTTCAACTCAATTCAACGTAttcattccttcttctgcatCAGAAAATTCTACTGTACCAGTATTATTTTATTTAGCAGGTTTAACATGTAATGAAGATACTGGTGCTCAAAAAGGAGGTTTCCTTAATACTgctggtgaagaaggtattgCAATTGTTTTCCCTGATACTTCACCTAGAGGAGCAGGAgtagaaggagaagatgatgattggcAACTTGGAACTG GTGCTGGATTTTACCTCAATGCAACTGCTgagaaatggaagaagcATTATAACATGTATGATTTGGTAGTGAAAGAGCTGCCTGAGGTATTGAAAGGGGCTAATCTTGGCTTG GACTTTTCACGATGGTCGATCACTGGTCATTCCATGGGAG GTCATGGAGCATTATCGATTTACTTGAAAAACCCAGGGTTGTTTAAATCAGTTTCGGCGTTCGCACCAGCATG CAACCCCTCAAAAACGCCATGGGGAATTAACGCATTCACAAATTACCTAGATTATAAGACAAGatcttctccaccttcagAATGGCTTCCTCATGACACATCACACCTTCTACAAAACTACAAAGGGGATGTCAACATACTAATTGATGTTGGAACGGAGGATGATTTCTTGAAAAAGGGACAATTGGAACCTGAAAGTATATCAAGTCAAAATAAGAAAGGTGTTGAAGTTAGATTACAAGATGGGTTTGATCATTCATACTACTTC ATTTCGACTTTCGCTCCTGAGCATGTAGCTTTCCATGCTAAATTCCTGAAAGCTTAA